CCTTTAAAGTAGTTTCTGCCACCACCAGCTGATATTTGTCGGTGCTGTATTGTGACTCCAGCTGAGCTACATCACTTTTTGACTTGGAGCCGGCTTTCAGTAATTCCTTTGCCCGGTTTAACTGAGCAAGTGAAAGATCAACAGTGCTTTGATTTGTCTTTACCGATTCATAAGCGTACAGAATCTGGATATAATTTTGTGTGATGGCTATCCGGATATCTTTCTCTGCCTGACTAATATATAATTCCTTTATACGATTCTGGATACCCGATTGCTCAATCGCTTTTGTGCGTTTTCCACCGTCGTAAACGGTTAGTTCTGAGTTAAAACCATAGTTTCCGCTATAACTACTCCTGTTTCCCTCTCCAACATTGTTTAACGGGGTGGTCACAAGGCTATGGCTGCTGGAAAAAGATAGACTTGGAAACATAGCAGCACGGGTTGTTTTTGTATCTTCCCGACTTTCTTCAAGAGCTATTTTGCTCTTCTTAATCTGTATGTTTTGCTTCATTGCATAGTTAATGCAAGAATCCAGGTCCCATTTCTGAACCTGCCTTTGCGACCACCCCATTTGTATAACAAGTAGAGAGAGTAAAGTCATTGTTATCCTGAATCTTTTCATACTTTCTTTTCGTTGGTAATATTGCAAAAGTATGGACTGGTATAGGAAAATAAAATAAAAATATATGGTTCAGATAATTATGTCGACAGATACTTTGTTTTTATCTATTATTTACTTTTCTTTGTTATGTTAAACATGTGAATTTATGGTTAAAAAGAATATCTTTGTTCGCATATATTACTTCTATGTTGAGGGCTTTAGAGCCATGACTTTGGGCAAATCATTATGGACAATTATTCTTATTAAGCTTTTTATTCTGTTTTTTATTTTGAAGTTATTCTTTTTCCCTAATTTTCTTGGAAAACAAAAAACGGAAGAAAAAAAACAGGAGTATGTGGGAAATGAATTAATAAACCGTGCATTGCCATTAAATAAATAATAATAGTAGTATGTTAGAAAGTATAGATCCCTCTTTAATAGACTGGTCGAGAGCACAATTTGCTCTCACAGCAATGTATCACTGGCTTTTTGTGCCGCTTACACTTGGCCTGGCGGTGATTATGATTATCATGGAAACCTTGTATTATAAAACAGGGAAAGAGTTCTGGAAGCAAACTGCTAAATTTTGGATGAAGCTGTTTGGTATTAACTTCGCTATTGGTGTGGCAACCGGTATTATCCTTGAGTTCGAGTTTGGTACCAACTGGAGTAACTATTCCTGGTTTGTGGGCGATATCTTTGGTGCTCCACTGGCAATAGAAGGCATTCTGGCCTTCTTTATGGAGTCTACCTTTATTGCAGTTATGTTTTTTGGATGGACTAAAGTAAGCAAAGGCTTTCACCTGACATCCACTTGGCTCACCGGAATTGGTGCTACTTTGTCTGCCTGGTGGATTCTGGTAGCAAACGCATGGATGCAGAATCCTATTGGAATGGTTTTTAATCCGGATACAGTCCGCAATGAAATGATGGATTTCTTTGCCATTGCTTTCTCACCTGTAGCGCTTAGTAAGTTTCTTCACAGTGTACTTTCCGGTTGGATATTGGGAGCTGTATTTGTAGTAGGAGTCAGCGCATGGTTTCTTCTAAAAAATCGTAACAGAGAATTTGCCATTGCAAGTATAAAGATAGGTACTATCGTTGGTTTGTTTTCTTCATTACTAGTTGCCTGGACGGGTGATAGCTCTGCATATCTGGTGGCACAGACTCAGCCTATGAAGCTGGCTGCCATGGAAGGTTATTATAACGGACAGCAAGGTGCTCCGCTTGTAGCTGCTGGTTTACTTAATCCGGATAAGAAGAGTTATAAAGATGATATATATCCTTTTATAGTTGATATAAAAATGCCAAAGATACTTTCTTTCCTTGCCACACGAGACATGAATGGTTATGTTCCGGGAATCAGAAATATCATTGATGGTGGATATAAATTAAAAGATGGTACAACTGCTATTCCTGCTGCCGATAAAATTGCGATGGGAAAGACGGCAATCTCTGCGTTGGCCGCTTATCGTGCTGCGATGAAAGCCGGAAACAGGGAAGATGCGATGTTTTGCCGAGAGGTACTAAAGGCTAATATACAATACTTCGGCTATGGTTATATCAAGGATGTGAATCAGCTGATTCCTAATGTTATGTTGACATTCTATGCTTTCCGCATTATGGTTATACTGGGAGGATATTTTATCTTATTCTTTGCTCTGGTTCTTTTTATGGTTTACAAAAAGAATCTGGCAGAAATAAAATGGCTGCTTTGGACTTCTCTGATAACCATCCCTTTGGGATATATAGCCGGACAAGCAGGATGGGTGGTTGCTGAAGTTGGCCGACAGCCGTGGGCTATACAGGATATGCTTCCCACTTGTGCGTCAATCTCCAAACTCGATGTTGGTTCGGTGCAAACAACCTTCTTTATCTTCCTGCTACTCTTTACTGTAATGTTAATTGCGGAAATCCGTATTATGCTGCGGGAAATAAAAAAAGGTCCTGAAGCCTGATAAATACAATATAAATTATCATTTAACGCGTCACTATTATGGATACAACTTATATTTTACTCCAGCAATACTGGTGGTTTATTATTTCTTTATTGGGAGGATTACTGGTCTTTTTACTCTTTGTACAAGGCGGAAACTCGTTACTTTTTTCCGTTGCCCGTACAGAAGAACAACGCAAGATGCTGGTAAACTCTACTGGAAGGAAGTGGGAGTTTACCTTTACCACACTTGTTACCTTCGGCGGAGCTTTCTTTGCTTCTTTCCCTTTGTTTTATAGTACCAGTTTTGGCGGTGCTTACTGGTTTTGGATGATTATTCTTTTCACCTTTATCCTGCAGGCCGTTTCTTATGAGTTTCAATCTAAAACCGGAAACATATTAGGCAAAAAGACTTATCAGTATTTTCTTGTAATAAACGGGATAGTGGGACCGGTGCTTCTGGGTGGAGCTGTTGCAACCTTCTTTAATGGGTCTAACTTCTACATTAATAAAGAAAATATAACTGATCAGTTGATGCCGGTTATCTCTTCCTGGGGAAATGCTTCTCACGGACTAGATGCGTTGCTCGATATCTGGAATGTAATTTTTGGTCTGGCAGTCTTTTTCCTTACTCGTATACTAGGTCTGCTTTATTTCATTAATAATATTGATGATAAAGAATTGCAGCCAAGATTCCGCAAAGCACTGCTTCCTAATACAGCTATATTCCTGGTGCTCTTTCTTGCTTTCCTTATTCGTATTTTATTGGTCGATGGCTTTGCTGTGAACCCTCAAACGCGCAATATCTTTATGGAGCCACATAAGTACCTGACCAACTTTATTGAAATCCCGGAATTGCTTGTTATCTTCCTTGCGGGAGTCTCGTTGGTAGTTTTTGGAATCGTTATATCGCTAGTCAGAATAGATTTTAAACGTGGTATTTGGTATTCGGGTGTTGGCACAGTAATGACTGTTGTGGCTTTGTTCCTATGCGCCGGACTTAATAATACAGCCTATTATCCCTCAACTGCCGATATGCAAAGTTCGCTTACACTGGCTAATAGTTGCTCTAGTTTCTTTACGCTGAAAATAATGTCTTTTGTATCTCTTCTGGTACCGTTTGTTGCGGGCTACATATTTTATGCTTGGCGTGCACTTGATAAGGAGAGTATTGATGCTAAGGAGATGAATGAAGGTGGTCACTCTTATTGATGTGCCTGAAAGTAAATCAGAATATCACGTCCTCTTCTCGTAAGAGGCTTTTGAGAAAAGCAGACCGGAGTATAACCAAACTCCGGTCTGCTTTTTTAAATATCACTAGACTAATTTATGTATCCTTGTACAAAAGAATGCATTCTTCTGTACAAAACAATTAATTCTTTTGTACAGAAGAAAGATTTGTTTTGTACAACATCACACAAACATCATTCCTGAAAAATAAAACATCACTCGGGAGATAAAAAGAAACCTCGCCGCATCTTTATGAAAAGCTGAAATTGGCATATTAATGGTTAGTAATAACACTGCATAAATTTAATTTTTCTGGAAAAAGTCTTGCAGTCTAGCAGTGGGTTATTAAGCAATTGATTTTTAGTGTTATATAGGTGCTAGACTTCGAGAAAATAGTCTAGCGGCAATCTAGCAGTCTAGCGCTTGTGTCTCGATCTGCATAAAAAACGGTTCGTTATAAATTGCCTGGCTTTTATCTTTGTATTCTCCTAAAGAGGGGTTTATTTATTGTATTTACTTAAATGGGTTGACCCAGGGAATGAAACTACGCTTGCCGTAAAGCTAAGTACTATCTGACTTATGGGCAAAAAAAAAGGAGTCACGCCTGACTCCAACCTTTGTTAACCTTAAATCTAATACTATGAAAAACACACTGCAAAGGTACGGTTTTTGATGATATCTCCAAATGTTTTGGCTATAAAAGCATGTTTTATAACATGAATTAATATTTGTGATATTAAAATGTTTAATATTACAAAATGGTGAGTACAAAGAATTGCTTGCTTTTTGCATAAAATACAGCTTTTCTATTACTGAAAAGTGGTTTACCGGGGATATTGTTTTATCTTCATAATGTTAGTTTTACTTTATCAGGTGATTGTTTTATTGCGCTAAACGTGTGATAAGTAGAACTGCTATTTGGCTTTTTTATGCCTTAAAGATTAGTAATTCCACTTAAAAATGTAATACCTTTGCCCGGATTTTATTATAAGTTTCTTTATTGCATAAAGGTGATGCAACCAATAAGAGTAAAATAAATAATGGAAAATATTGCGTATTTTGATAAGTATGAAGAGAAATTGACCGAAGTGTTAATGCGGTTATGTACAGACTTGGGTGTGATGAACGGTCAGCTTCTTGCTGCTGAAGAGCTGGAAGAGAAGTGGAAAGAGATTGTACCTGAATATATGGTGGATGCTGTTCCTCAGATAAAAGATTATCCTACAGTTTCTGTTGCATGGGCCGGGTATCTTGGCATCGGACTTGCAGTTCTTTGGGATAGAGATTGGGCTAAGTATAAGAATGATCCTAATTTATATAAGTTCTTTGTTGAGCCACGTGGTTTTGATTGTATGGATGAATTTATACTCGAGGAATTACTTGGTGTTAAGTTGGAATCTAAAGAGTTTCTGGAGGTTGAGGGTGTGATGCGCAGTTGTGCAAAAACAGCTGTTGATATGATTAGAAAGGAAGGGATTGAACCACAAAGTCCTGATGCTTTTTATGTGTTTGCACGCTCCGTAAAGGTTTTATTTAAAATTGGTGTATCGGTTGCGCTGAAACGTTTAGGATATAAGTACGAGAAAGTAACTGTTGCAAACCCTTTGCAGAACTAAATATTGCCTGTGAAACTTATGGGCAAAAAAAAAGGAGTCACGCCTGACTCCAACCTTTGTTAACCTTAAATCTAATACTATGAAAAACACACTGCAAAGGTACGGCTTTTGGTGATATCTCCAAATGTTTTGGCAATAAATGTATGTTTTATAACATGAATTAATATTTTGTATTCTCAATTGTTTAATATTTAAAAAAGGTGAGTACAAGATTAAGTATGCAATTAATGAAATGATAAGTTGTTTTTCTCCAATTGTAGATAAAGATACCACTCGTATGGTGGTGGGAACTATGCCGAGTGTGGATTCACTTCGCTTTAGCGAATATTATGGAAATCCAAGGAATCAGTTCTGGAAAATACTCTTTTCAGTTTTTGAGGGCGGACGTATACCGGTCGATTATGAGGATAAAGTCTCTACAGCAAAAAGTCATGGCGTTGGCTTGTGGGATATTCTGGCTTCTTGCAAACGGGAGGGGAGTCTAGATAGTAATATAAAAGATGAATTGCTCAATGATTTTCCGACTTTGCTAAAAGATCATCCCAATATAAAGATGCTTATCTTTAACGGACAGAATAGTTACAAGTACTTTCTTAAGGCTTATGGACAGTTGCCTGGAATAGAATACCGGGTAATGCCTTCCACTAGTCCGGCAAATGCCATGAAGAACTTTGATGCCAAATTGAAAGAATGGGAAGAAGTTTTGTGCTCTTAGCGCTTATATAGTTTTATTCCTTTATCCTTCTTTAGTCTACAGCAGTGTTTCCGTATTAATACTGGTACTGCCTTTTATTGTATAACCATTTTTATTTCTTTTCAGTTACTTGGCGGAAGTTCTTTGCAGACCCTGTCAGTTGCGTTTGGTTTAATATATGCCATATGATGAAATAGATTGCTTCTTTTCATGGCTTCTGTTATTTAGAATTAAAAACGAATCATTGGTTGTGCCGTTTTATGCTACCTGTGTGTTATTAATAAGTAGTGGTATGTATTTCTAGTATAATTAATTGAAGTCATAAACCCCATGTTTTACTGGCGTTGCTTTATGCTTGTGTCTGCTTCGCGATGTGATGTTTTCTTGTTGAATAAAACTTTAGAAAGCACATTATGAAAAAGAAAGTAATTATATCTGCACTGTTTGCCCTATTTGCTTTATTGGCAACAATAGGGTGTAAAGATGAAACTAATAGTCCAAAGGAACTTATTCTGGGTAAATGGGAATTAATTGCATTTGGGAATTCCTGGACCGATATGTACACTGTAACTCCCACCGGATTTGTTGAGTATTTGCCTGATAATACGATTAAACATTATTCTTATGAAACTCATAAGTATGATACAGTAATTGATACCTATCACATAGATTCTTTATTGCATGTAGGGTCTATTTCTCATGAGTATAGATTTTATAAGGATCTAATGGAGTTGAGAATCGTAAATGTACTTGCTGAATTTAATAATTTCAGGTACAAACGAGTAAAATAGGTAGTTATTGAAAGGCTTGTTTCTTAATTTGAAGAAGGGATTAACTTGTTAAATGTTAATTTTATAGGGATCTGTATTCTCTTTTATTTGCGAAAAGTGCTTTGTTTAGGGGAATAGACATGGAAATAAGCTGTTTACTCTGATTATAGAATATAAACATTTCTAATCTCCAAATATTAAATCATGTTATTAAGCATGTTTTTCTTGCGGAAATATTTGGAGATATCACCAAAAGCCGTACCTTTGCAGTGTGTTTTTCATAGTATTAGATTTAAGGTTAACAAAGGTTGGAGTCAGGCGTGACTCCTTTTTTTTTGCCCATACCTCAACTATTATAATTTAACCTCCAACCTTCTTTTCTTTTCGCAATTTCTTCGTACTTTTACCCCCGTAACATTAATAACTAAAGATTATGTTTTCAGGAATCATTGAAGAATCTGCTGAAGTAGTGGCTGTGGTCAAAGACCGCGAAAACCTACACATTACCATGAAGTGCTCGTTTGTTAACGAACTTAAGATAGATCAGAGCGTGTCTCACAACGGTGTTTGCCTCACTGTAGTGAGCAAAACGGACGACACATATACTGTAACCGCCATGAAGGAAACCATTGACTGTTCAAATATTGGTTTGTTTAAAACAGGCGATAAGGTGAACGTGGAGAGAAGTATGATGATGAACGGTCGTTTAGACGGACACATTGTTCAGGGACACGTTGATCAGACTGCAACTTGTGTGGCTGTTGAAGATGCCGACGGAAGCTGGACGTACACTTTCAAGTATGCTATTGATAAGGAAATGGCAAAGCGTGGATATATCACAGTAGATAAAGGTTCGGTTACGGTGAATGGTGTGAGCCTCACGGTTTGTAACCCTACAGAAGATACTTTCCAGGTGAATATCATTCCTTATACTTACGAGTATACAAACTTTCATACCTTTAAGGTGGGTACAATAGTTAATCTGGAATTCGATATTATTGGTAAGTACATCAGCCGGATGATTCAATATAAATAATCTCCGGAAGTGGAATAAATAACCTTGTAAAATCCTGGAATGATGAATGATTTTATAGAGTTGGTCAAGTCTCGTCAAAGCGATCGGGCTTACGATACCACTCGCGCCGTGGAACCGGAAAAGCTGGAGCGAATACTCGAAGCTGCCCGCCTGGCTCCTTCGGCCTGCAACGCGCAGCCCTGGAAGTTCGTGGTGGTAACTGATAAGGAACTTTCCAATAAAGTGGGAAAAGCGACTTCCGGACTGGGGATGAATAAGTTTGCCAAGGATGCTCCCGTGCATATTCTTGTGGTGGAAGAATCGGCAAATATTACTTCTCTGCTGGGTGGTAAGGTGAAAAATAAGCATTTCCCGCTTATTGACTTGGGAATAGCTGCTGCTCATATTACTCTGGCTGCCGAAAGTGAAGGATTAGGCTCCTGCATTCTGGGCTGGTTTGATGAAAAGGAGATTAAATCGCTCACGGGTATTCCCGCTTCCAAACGGTTGGTCTTGGTTATTACCATTGGTTATTCAGCAAAAGCTAAAAGGCAGAAAATGCGTAAAGAGAAAGCAAAAGTAGTTACTTATAATAAGTACTAGTAGATTCTTTATAAATAGTACTAGGTAAGATAATATTAGTACTAAACAGATTTGTAAAAACCCCTAATAAAAAAGATCGTTTGATGTATATCAAAGACTATTCTCGATATATATCAAACGATACTTTAGATATACATCAAAGTACTATTTAGATGTATATCAAACAAAGAATCTCTCGCGATATCTTTGCTTATTTCCCTAGTTTAAATCCAACCTTTGCGCCGTCGTACTGATTAAGCATGGACGAGATTGTTTTTATACTACTTTTTGTGCTGGTTTTGCTCAGGTAAGAAATCAGTTTCAATAGCTTGTTCGCTTCAAAAAGAAGGGATATGTCACTTCCACTTGTTGCCACAGTGGCGTTCAGATTCATCAGCTGAAGATAACTCAAAACCATTGAACCGTTGCTTTTATCAAAGGTGTAAGTACCGGAATAGTTCTTTTTGCCTACGGTTGTAATAAACGATCCGTCGGTGTTAAAGGTAAAGTTACATGCTCCTGCCTTAATACCTACCTTGGCACACTGCGCATTCATCTTCTTTTCTAAAGCAGAAGTAGCAACGGCTGCACCAATTTTCTTCACTACATCCTCGCTCTGCAGAGCACATGAAGTGCCTTTGTACATCCAGTTACCTGTAATATCAAGAGCTGCTGTAGAGGTACCGGTCACTGCATCGGCTATTCCGCTTAGGGTTTTACCGTTTAGTATGTCGCCTATGGAAATAGACTGAGCTTTCATTGAGCCTGAGATTAATATCATCAGGCAAGCTATCAGAATGCTGTTCCGTTTCATAAATTATTTGCCAATTTTAAATCCAACTTTCACTCCTTTGCATTCGTTGAGCATAGCAGAAATTGACTTTACAGTTTCCTCTGCACTAGTTTTAGAGCTCATTGAAGAAACTAATTTCATCATTTTGTTTGCATCAAAAAGAAGAGAAGTGATACCGTTTTCAGCAATTACGTTTCCGTTTATGCTTACTGTTAATTGCTGATAGTTCAGTACCAATGCACCGTTAACTTTGTTGTATGTGTAGCTACCAGTGTATTTCTGGGTGCCTACGCTGTTTACAAACGTTCCCTTAGCAGTGAAGATAAAATTGCTTGCACCAGGGTTAAAGCCTGCTTGCTTGCAGAAGCCATCAAGTTGCTCTTCAATTTTTTCGGTAACCACCTTTGATCCCATTTTAGCAACCACATTGTCGCTTTCATAAGCACATGCAGCTCCTTTGTATTTCCAAACACCTACAATGCTTTGTGGTTTTGTGCTTGTTGCAGCACCACTTACCTTGCTAACAGCTTCATTTACTGTTTTACTATTCAATACATCTCCTAAAGACTGAGCTTTCATTGAGCCCGAAAAGATTAGCATGCCAAATAAGGCTGCTATCAGAATACTGTTTCTTTTCATTTTTACTTTTGATTAATACTTTTGTTTATGTTATCTATATAATCTAAAATATCCATACGTCCCAGTTTGTTTTCTGAGGATGAAACGAAGTAGGGGGGAAGTTCTTCCCATTCATCACGAAGTTTTTTCAGGTAACGGTTAATGTTATCTTTCAACTTTCCCGAAGTTAGCTTGTCGGCCTTGGTAAAGATGATGGAGAAAGGTATTCCATTCTCGCCCAGCCACTCCATAAATTCCATATCAATCTTCTGAGGTTCCAGTCTGCTGTCTATCAACAGGAAAAGATTCGTCATTTGTTCCCTTTCCAGAATATAATCCTCAATCAATGTACGTAAGCCCTCTTGTCCGGCTTTTCCGCGTCGGGCAAATCCGTATCCTGGAAGATCGACAATATACCAGGCGTCATTAATGATAAAGTGATTGATCAACATTGTTTTTCCCGGAGTGGCAGAGGTCATAGCCAGACCTTTACGCTTTGTCAGCATATTGATCAAACTGGATTTTCCCACGTTGGAACGTCCGATAAATGCGTATTCAGGTAATTTACTATCAGGGCATTTAGATGCCTCAGCATTACTGATAACGAACTCTGCGCTTAAGATTTCCATATTTCTTGTTTTAATTTATTTCTATTATTTAGTGAGATGAGGAATAATCCGGCAAAAGTCAATGCTCCATTGAACATCAACATCTCGTAGCCGAATTTATATCCGCTATATTTTTCAGTTAAAGAACTTATTGCATAACAAACAACAGGCGATGCCACAGCTACATAAGGTACATACTTATCACGCGGTTGCAAGCGGGTAAACAATCCGAAAGCAAACAATCCCAGTAACGGGCCGTAGGTGTAAGATGCAATGATGTATATAGCATCAATCACACTTTTATTGTTCACAATCTGGAAGATACAAATAACCAATATTAGTGTAACCGACATACCTAAATGTACTTGGCGTCTCTTCTTTGTAGCCACCTCTTCACTATCTTTCTCTATTCCCAGAATATCCACGCAGAAGCTCGTGGTAAGCGAAGTAAGTGCGGAATCCGAACTACTGAACGCAGCTGCAATAATTCCGATAGAGAAAAAGATTAGTACGGAAGGACCAAGATATC
This genomic interval from uncultured Bacteroides sp. contains the following:
- a CDS encoding DUF4492 domain-containing protein, yielding MVKKNIFVRIYYFYVEGFRAMTLGKSLWTIILIKLFILFFILKLFFFPNFLGKQKTEEKKQEYVGNELINRALPLNK
- a CDS encoding cytochrome ubiquinol oxidase subunit I, encoding MLESIDPSLIDWSRAQFALTAMYHWLFVPLTLGLAVIMIIMETLYYKTGKEFWKQTAKFWMKLFGINFAIGVATGIILEFEFGTNWSNYSWFVGDIFGAPLAIEGILAFFMESTFIAVMFFGWTKVSKGFHLTSTWLTGIGATLSAWWILVANAWMQNPIGMVFNPDTVRNEMMDFFAIAFSPVALSKFLHSVLSGWILGAVFVVGVSAWFLLKNRNREFAIASIKIGTIVGLFSSLLVAWTGDSSAYLVAQTQPMKLAAMEGYYNGQQGAPLVAAGLLNPDKKSYKDDIYPFIVDIKMPKILSFLATRDMNGYVPGIRNIIDGGYKLKDGTTAIPAADKIAMGKTAISALAAYRAAMKAGNREDAMFCREVLKANIQYFGYGYIKDVNQLIPNVMLTFYAFRIMVILGGYFILFFALVLFMVYKKNLAEIKWLLWTSLITIPLGYIAGQAGWVVAEVGRQPWAIQDMLPTCASISKLDVGSVQTTFFIFLLLFTVMLIAEIRIMLREIKKGPEA
- a CDS encoding cytochrome d ubiquinol oxidase subunit II, with the translated sequence MDTTYILLQQYWWFIISLLGGLLVFLLFVQGGNSLLFSVARTEEQRKMLVNSTGRKWEFTFTTLVTFGGAFFASFPLFYSTSFGGAYWFWMIILFTFILQAVSYEFQSKTGNILGKKTYQYFLVINGIVGPVLLGGAVATFFNGSNFYINKENITDQLMPVISSWGNASHGLDALLDIWNVIFGLAVFFLTRILGLLYFINNIDDKELQPRFRKALLPNTAIFLVLFLAFLIRILLVDGFAVNPQTRNIFMEPHKYLTNFIEIPELLVIFLAGVSLVVFGIVISLVRIDFKRGIWYSGVGTVMTVVALFLCAGLNNTAYYPSTADMQSSLTLANSCSSFFTLKIMSFVSLLVPFVAGYIFYAWRALDKESIDAKEMNEGGHSY
- a CDS encoding DNA-deoxyinosine glycosylase, giving the protein MISCFSPIVDKDTTRMVVGTMPSVDSLRFSEYYGNPRNQFWKILFSVFEGGRIPVDYEDKVSTAKSHGVGLWDILASCKREGSLDSNIKDELLNDFPTLLKDHPNIKMLIFNGQNSYKYFLKAYGQLPGIEYRVMPSTSPANAMKNFDAKLKEWEEVLCS
- a CDS encoding riboflavin synthase, with the translated sequence MFSGIIEESAEVVAVVKDRENLHITMKCSFVNELKIDQSVSHNGVCLTVVSKTDDTYTVTAMKETIDCSNIGLFKTGDKVNVERSMMMNGRLDGHIVQGHVDQTATCVAVEDADGSWTYTFKYAIDKEMAKRGYITVDKGSVTVNGVSLTVCNPTEDTFQVNIIPYTYEYTNFHTFKVGTIVNLEFDIIGKYISRMIQYK
- a CDS encoding nitroreductase family protein → MNDFIELVKSRQSDRAYDTTRAVEPEKLERILEAARLAPSACNAQPWKFVVVTDKELSNKVGKATSGLGMNKFAKDAPVHILVVEESANITSLLGGKVKNKHFPLIDLGIAAAHITLAAESEGLGSCILGWFDEKEIKSLTGIPASKRLVLVITIGYSAKAKRQKMRKEKAKVVTYNKY
- a CDS encoding DUF4923 family protein is translated as MKRNSILIACLMILISGSMKAQSISIGDILNGKTLSGIADAVTGTSTAALDITGNWMYKGTSCALQSEDVVKKIGAAVATSALEKKMNAQCAKVGIKAGACNFTFNTDGSFITTVGKKNYSGTYTFDKSNGSMVLSYLQLMNLNATVATSGSDISLLFEANKLLKLISYLSKTSTKSSIKTISSMLNQYDGAKVGFKLGK
- a CDS encoding DUF4923 family protein; this encodes MKRNSILIAALFGMLIFSGSMKAQSLGDVLNSKTVNEAVSKVSGAATSTKPQSIVGVWKYKGAACAYESDNVVAKMGSKVVTEKIEEQLDGFCKQAGFNPGASNFIFTAKGTFVNSVGTQKYTGSYTYNKVNGALVLNYQQLTVSINGNVIAENGITSLLFDANKMMKLVSSMSSKTSAEETVKSISAMLNECKGVKVGFKIGK
- the yihA gene encoding ribosome biogenesis GTP-binding protein YihA/YsxC, translated to MEILSAEFVISNAEASKCPDSKLPEYAFIGRSNVGKSSLINMLTKRKGLAMTSATPGKTMLINHFIINDAWYIVDLPGYGFARRGKAGQEGLRTLIEDYILEREQMTNLFLLIDSRLEPQKIDMEFMEWLGENGIPFSIIFTKADKLTSGKLKDNINRYLKKLRDEWEELPPYFVSSSENKLGRMDILDYIDNINKSINQK